Genomic segment of Vitis riparia cultivar Riparia Gloire de Montpellier isolate 1030 chromosome 19, EGFV_Vit.rip_1.0, whole genome shotgun sequence:
CTTAACTCCACTGGGACTTCGCTGCCGTCGCCGGAACTGGCGCACCACCTCCAACACTTCATCTCCTCTCATCATGTCTCTGACGTTGAAGAAGAACCACAAAGTCTCTTTTACCGACATCTGGAGACCTCAAAGTGATCAACCACTGTGTTGACCCTATAATTTCCAAGGCTCTTATGGATGTTTTTAAGGCTTCCAAGGTCTCCTGGGCTCATTCTCTCAGCGTCGCTTCTAGCAATGCTAACGTTCCCCGCTTCGAGTTCGACTTTGATTCTAGGGACCTCCCATACTCCATCTCGTCCTGCATCTCGCAACTGTAGACTGTTTTCAGCGATGCTAGGCCCCGAAGATATGGGTTTAGTCCGCATGATCGCTGATGACACTTTTCTGGAATATTGCTTCCCCATCCGAGTACGCTGGTGATGCTGAGTGAGAATGAGACAGAGAAGATAACGTTTATCCGAATGCTGGCTGGTTTACTAAAATCCAATTATGTAGAAGGCTCTGACGTGGATATACCTGAGAGTGGCAATAGATACTGAGGTTCTATAGCTGGACCAAGGATTGCAAGGACGGTATTAATGCGTGCTGATCAGAAGGTTAACAGAGCCACTGCTGAAGGAAGAATTGGTTCTCACGTCCATGATGGTTTTGATGTCGTGGTGTTCATGTTGTCCTACGTGGGTTTACTACTTGAGTACAGAAAATTCCGTCACAGTCCACTTTAAAGTTTGCTATTCAAATGTTGAAAATAGACGCATCAGTCTATCCCATCTGAAAATTGGGTTCCCGACGAGGCTTTGATGTCTTCAACTGTGGCTGGTTCATCAGTAGAACCAGGGACTGTCACTCATTCCAATATAATGGCGTTTCTTGCCGCCTTCAGAAAGGACACATTCAGGGCGTCAAAGATCATGCAGCAAAGGGCTTTGTCCAACCCTAAGATTGAAGCCATTTGGAATTCAGTGTCAGTGGAGGGCGTTAAAGGGGTTACCATGGCTGATCTGGGGTATGCAAATGACAAGATTGTGATGGGAAGTGAACGCGAATCAATGGTTATCTCTGGTGAGTCATAAGGACTAACAGCCTTCCATGAAGCTGGTCGTACCCTTGTGGTTGTTCACACTGATGGAGTTCTTCCAGTACATAAAGCAACAATAGTCCCACGTAGAATGTTGCTAGGCCTGCTAATACCACTTAACGGAGACCAACCAGGCGGTTTCAGTGAATTTCGTGTTGACCAGATTATGAAGGAGGGATACCAAGAACCCGAACAACCCTAGTTTCAGCTGAATATTCCCAAAGTGATAGCAGATAAACTGAGTGGAAGAAATCCAGTTTCTGAACGTTTGCGCTGGAGAGCTGTGATATATTCCCAGATGGACAACTCAAGAAAAGAATACATGGGTCGTAGGGGTGCAATTACCCATTTCACAACAGTACCCCAGTAGCCAGCCGCATGCCTAATAAAGTGACTCAGAAGTCCATTTGCTACCTACTCCCTGCTGCATGACGTGCATAGCCTTTTTTGGGCCATAGTGCCATTTCCCATTTCACCCTCTCTCATTTTTGAAAGATATTCTTTTAAATccctttcttcaaataattttctagatcctagtttgttttaaaataatttcatactcatccatttttcatccttagtttttttttttgttagattcccaaaatccattttttttttccaataaaattttactGCCACTTTTCTTCTTGGCATGCCATTTTCACAcctcttctgtttttttttaaaatgttttaaaataagcaagaatcgAATTTCGTAATTCTCAAGTGATGAGATCTATGGAATTGACTcgtgcaaaataaacgggctttggtgggggccccataTGTGAGAattcatgattgattgattgtttgactGATTTACTTATCTTGCGTGTTTGATCTATCCTGTTCCTTGATATGTGCTTAATTATATCTTTTTCATTGCTCACTAAccctgtttcatgatagcgcattcgagattgttgcccaggtacgcattcaCTCGCTCTGATAATTCATCTTATATATTCTGATTCTCATACATGCATGATTGAtatgggtattcattgattttattcatccattgccatgtcagcttcattctattagtagagacccgactttagggacttaaaggggtgctacggtccttaccgtaccttcctgataagtaacctgacccccgaacccgatccggtttttcacagaccgccttttccaaaataaggagtcacacttagggtttttctttcttattttgtttaccctttaaaaataaaacaaaaataagtggcgactccaagtcattttcaaataatcaataaaaatcaattttttcaaataaaaaatcgagctcgccatcgagtgggaaatgcattgagccgaaatgcggggtccacaaaatggcgactccactagggattgttagagggtcaagcttgaacttaaagtgaagaaaacgtggcgtttgatgagtcgatcaatgggtactcatctcttgattgcacattgggaGTTCTCGAGTtttcacttgggacattgacGTGTTGATCATGTTGGTTGATTATTTTGGTTGGGGATTATGATATAGCCAGTTTCTTcatgcttcattgatatatttgtatgagatatttgacatgctgattatgagattgattatcttgattgaggattttgatttttatgtgCTTCATTGTCATGTTTGTTGAGtacattgacatgctgattatattgattgatcatcTTGCCTTGCTTAGCATAGTCATTCTAATTTTTCCATGATTGTTCTGTTCACCTCACATGCATGGATTCACTGGTGTATATTATTTGACTTGATGTGTTGATTCTCTGGCTTGTATATTGCCTTGAttgtcttttgagcatgatgtCTGTATCACTATTCGTCTTGATCGTCATAGTTTGTATGGACTTGAGTGATATACCTGTACTCTGCTTGACTATATGGTGCATGACTACCCTTCCTTTGTGTGATTGCGTGTTGCTTGTCCGTGTGGGtagcacatctatccccttatctcCGACCCTCTAGtttcggtcatttccttcatttcggttctcacttttgcaagtgtgaggccttgtgtgtgcttGTACTCTGACCGAGATAgaggttaggagtagggtctagcgacgggctatactgatgtttgggagcattctggaggagaccgATATatcgatgctgattggagtccgatcattaaagacctgtatagccccgagctaggtttcatggataatTGTGCGACCAATGTGTTTTCTCTCTTGTTTTAGCttcttagggttttcggatgcacccatatcattcactgtgcactttagtcgaccgttgagcgttgagagtttgagaggtttcaccataggaaccccccctgggatgtcgaggtagtgcatgtgtggagctgatgaccaccttgcatggaagcgccccgtctcttcggaggcgtgcagagggttgcgtaccgccggagggtacgatcgcttctgctagggatctttaaagtccacccatatccatttagaccCACCTTGACCTCGTAGATTGAGCCATggatccttcgattaggactccctccctacacgtgggtgcatctgagggccttcagagcctctttaGTTACAGTTCGGATCTGGTATTCCCTcttttttagtctccagttgagagtgctcggaGATCGGTACGAGTTTGAGTATTGGTTGGATCACATTTCGTCTCGTCGCTCTAGAATATGCTTTTTACTCGAGGAGTTTATCATGTTTTCTCCCTAGGGCTTTCGTTCTCATTTCTTGGCTCGACCCCCCTCTTCACTTGGTTGTCACTCACTCGATACTttgagatatgttcattgatcatctttttacattGTGCGCTCATCACGGACTCAATACCTCatcatttgtttgatccttggttcgatgttcgactcgatgctcatattttcattacggaAAGGTGAAAAACGCATTTTCACATCCACACTTTTTTCGAGAgattcgccttgatcaccttatcattttttttcttatggagctcgagttgaaggttgattcaaggatatgtggttatagatggagtattgatctcGTGATAGCGTGTTCTTCACACCTCTTTTATCTCGGATTATTGATGGAGATTCTCtggtcacatttgtagccatctcgcAGTGGACACCTTTGTGACTCTAGAGTTCTCATCATACATCCAGGTTTCGGATTGCCATTTTAGGACCATGTGCTTGCATGTTGTATTGTCGtcttttagagttttatctcgtgtccttcatccattttgtttgcattgtagggagtcaGTTTAGGAGTCGGTTGAGTCTGGAGTCACCTTCTTGGAGGAGAGTTAGAGGTTGATTGATCAGAGCAGATTCTTATTCGAGTTCAGACAGTTCAGTTGAGATGTCGGACGAGTtagcttccacacttgcttccaTCCAGGAGTTTATGGCCGGGGTCAGTAGACGCTTGGATCAGATAGAGAGTTCTCGCCAGGATACCCAGCCGGTTGGTGTGGTCACTGATGAGACAGTTCCTTATGCACCTCAGATAGCACAGACTCGCCCACCTGGGGTTTCACTTGGTACTCCATTCCATTTGGCAGATCATTATGAGACTATTCTGCCACCTACTGTCACAGTGCCGCCTCCCATGGTTCCTACTATTGAGGATACTCGATTGGCCGAGCAGGAGGCCAaggttgagaggcttgagtccaTGATGAGACAGATCAGATTGCAGGACGGGGGTTTGACTTGGGATAACAGAGATGGCATACCGGCGGCTAGCTTGCCCGCCAAGTTTCGCATGCCAGACATTGAGCGTTacagtgggattggttgtcccaagatccacttgagGCTATACAGCACGGTCATGAGAGCACATGGGATAGATGATGCACAGTTGGTGGCCCTCTTCCCTATGTCACTTAGTGGAGCAGCTCAGAGATGGTTTGCTTCAGTTGAGCCTTCGAGACTTCGCACCTGGGAGGACGTGGCTCATGAGTTCCTGACTCAGTTCGCTTTTAGTGCCGATATTGATGTATCTAGACGAGAGTTAGAGGCCACCAGGCAGAGATCGGATGAGTCTATTTCCTCCTTTGTCACTCGTTGGAGGGCAAAGGTGGCTGGTATGATAGATTGGCCTAAGGAGCAAgatcagattgatatggttcttcggAACCTACAGCCGAGATTCGCGAGACGTCTTGTGGGCATCCCGTTTCAGGATCTCAGGAGTTTGGTGCAGGCAGCTTTCAGTGTTGAGGAGGCCATtgctcgaggattatggacagatactactccttcccctgacagtaaggggaagaagctGATTGGGCCATTTAGTAGATCTGGAGAGGTTGGCGCTATTAGTTATCAGCATCGAAGGCCTACGCATCACTCACTTTATAGGCCTCCTAAAGTCAGAGCTCCTTTCTCTCTTCCACAGTATCAGTATCAGCTGGATTATGCTCAggagccttacattgctcagactaGCATGCAGCCGCGACCACCGCATCCGAGAGCCACTACTCACCCACCGcctagaccatatgcacagaggGCCGTGAGACAGTTCACTCCAttgggcatgactttgactagagcttttgagaagctcaggGACGCTGGAGTGATTGTTCCTTTGGCGCCGAGGCCTTTGCCCCCATCCTATTCCTCCTCATTTCCGTTCACATGAGCACTGCTTGTATCATCAGATTCCGGGGCACGATACTGAGCGTTGTTCAGCACTCCATCATGCGATACAGGATTTGATCGATTCAGGGGTGGTTGACTTGGCtaggccaagtgtgaccaccaatcccCTGCCTACacattctacacatgcagttccccctcctcctagtcttcagtagaccaatttggatgttgatggtaCTGTTGGCATATGGTATTTCGGGATCTTCCAGGTTGAGGACTTGGTTCAGTCGACATGGATACATCTCTTTGCAGCAGTTCACTTCAGAACACCTTTTCATCCTGATTATGGTCGTCATCAGAGTCgtttccattttgttgagtcCTGTTTTTAGTTCGTCAGAGTCATCTTTGCTTTGTTGAGTCCAGTTTGGTTTTGGTTTAGGGTCGTTTGTAGTTCATGTTGAGAGTCTGGTCATTTGTAGTCCTTTatcatttcacacatgatgtactcgttgtttcatttagtgatatgatattttatccgAGTATTGTGGCATTTTTCTCGTGAGTGTGTTTTACACATCTTGTGTTGATGCGTGTTATGCTTTCGATATGATACATTTTTCACTTATGCATCATGATCActttggcctgacctatcatggaggatattgagcctttTGACCTAGGATCAGGAGATTGACCTAGGGATTTCGAGATtgtgacccatttcaccttctgTTCGTAGCAGTACCATATCCATATTTGTACTTTGACTCTATGGACTTGATGACCTATCCATTTTGAGTTTAACATGACATCATCCCTTGGTACTATCGTACGAATTTACTACCCTCGTTCGCCTTATCATGCTACAGTACCATCGcctttcctttccatcatttccttgatctgaCTAAGTAGTGTCCGAGATGGTTAGACCCGAGGTGAGCTTTACacgatgatagatggatcatgatgagagagtggtttgaCTGTTTGACGATATTGTTGAGATAGAggggttatcatggagcatcCAGATTTGAGTCGTTGCACATGACTTCAGAGAGTTAGGATGATTAGacatggtgattttatgagatgatggtgaGTGGCTTATGATGATGGAGTGAGTTGATTTTCAGAGTACATTGATGGTTGTCATAGAGCATCAGTGGGAGCTTTCGCACGATTTTAGAGGAGTCGCCATGACTATGTTGGGTGGATGCCAATCTTTAGTATTgaccatgtgagatc
This window contains:
- the LOC117908302 gene encoding uncharacterized protein LOC117908302, with amino-acid sequence MSDELASTLASIQEFMAGVSRRLDQIESSRQDTQPVGVVTDETVPYAPQIAQTRPPGVSLGTPFHLADHYETILPPTVTVPPPMVPTIEDTRLAEQEAKVERLESMMRQIRLQDGGLTWDNRDGIPAASLPAKFRMPDIERYSGIGCPKIHLRLYSTVMRAHGIDDAQLVALFPMSLSGAAQRWFASVEPSRLRTWEDVAHEFLTQFAFSADIDVSRRELEATRQRSDESISSFVTRWRAKVAGMIDWPKEQDQIDMVLRNLQPRFARRLVGIPFQDLRSLVQAAFSGKKLIGPFSRSGEVGAISYQHRRPTHHSLYRPPKVRAPFSLPQYQYQLDYAQEPYIAQTSMQPRPPHPRATTHPPPRPYAQRAVRQFTPLGMTLTRAFEKLRDAGVIVPLAPRPLPPSYSSSFPFT